From Granulicella sp. WH15, the proteins below share one genomic window:
- a CDS encoding N-6 DNA methylase: protein MKRSAKKLVTPNTTAQQLSTVIAACRKIMRKDKGLSTDVERLPLLTWVMFLKFLDDMESLREQEATLAKKHFSPGIEAPYRWRDWAAQLDGITGSELISFISQDKTMRPDGKEGPGLFAYLRALQSRNGDRRDVIARVFKDTVNPIRNGYLLRDVINKVNEIHFTSRDEVHTLSLLYESILREIRDAAGTNGEFYTPRAVVKFMVTVINPLLGESVLDPAAGTGGFLVEAFQHLVPQARRAQDFASLQRGTLFGVEAKPLPYLLCQMNLLLHGIEYPDIDPENALRFPLREIGDKERVDIVLTNPPFGGEEERGILTNFPSDKQTAETALLFLQLIMRKLRRPIRGAKPGRCGVIVPNGFLSGEGVAARIKDELLTDFNLHTVVRLPNGVFSPYTPIPANLLFFDRSGPTKDIWFYEQPLPAGKKNYSKTAPIQWSEFGPCLAWWKKRKANSQAWKVSVDQVRADGFNLDLQNPNRPKGPEQLSPIQIIDSLLEKEQRVVELLKDIKQMVAGS, encoded by the coding sequence TTGAAACGATCTGCGAAAAAACTCGTTACGCCAAACACTACAGCACAACAGCTGTCCACGGTCATAGCTGCTTGCCGGAAGATCATGCGAAAGGACAAAGGTCTATCCACTGATGTCGAGCGGCTACCCCTTCTGACATGGGTAATGTTTCTTAAGTTTCTGGATGACATGGAATCCTTGCGCGAGCAGGAGGCTACCCTTGCCAAGAAGCACTTCTCTCCTGGTATCGAAGCACCCTACCGGTGGCGAGATTGGGCCGCGCAACTTGACGGAATTACGGGCTCAGAGCTCATATCCTTCATCAGCCAAGACAAGACAATGCGCCCTGACGGCAAAGAAGGACCCGGACTGTTCGCCTATTTGCGTGCGCTCCAAAGCAGAAACGGTGATCGCCGGGACGTTATTGCCCGCGTGTTCAAAGACACGGTAAACCCAATACGCAATGGCTACCTCTTACGGGACGTAATCAACAAAGTGAATGAAATTCACTTTACATCCCGAGATGAGGTTCATACGCTTAGCTTGCTCTATGAATCGATTTTACGTGAGATCCGCGACGCAGCTGGTACAAACGGGGAGTTCTATACACCACGTGCCGTTGTGAAATTTATGGTAACGGTGATTAATCCGCTTCTAGGTGAGAGTGTCCTCGATCCGGCTGCTGGTACGGGCGGCTTTCTAGTCGAAGCCTTCCAGCATCTCGTCCCCCAGGCGAGACGCGCTCAAGACTTTGCGTCCCTCCAACGGGGAACCCTCTTTGGTGTCGAAGCGAAGCCTCTACCGTACCTGCTATGTCAAATGAACCTGCTTCTTCACGGAATTGAGTACCCGGACATCGATCCCGAAAACGCTTTGCGATTTCCCCTCCGTGAGATTGGTGACAAGGAACGCGTCGACATCGTACTCACGAACCCGCCGTTTGGTGGGGAGGAAGAGCGTGGCATCTTAACGAATTTTCCTAGTGATAAGCAGACTGCCGAAACCGCGCTGCTGTTCTTGCAGCTAATCATGCGAAAGCTTAGAAGACCTATTCGAGGTGCTAAACCTGGACGGTGTGGAGTCATCGTGCCAAATGGGTTCCTGTCGGGAGAAGGAGTGGCGGCTCGGATCAAAGATGAGTTGCTGACAGACTTCAATCTTCATACAGTGGTGCGACTGCCGAACGGTGTGTTTTCACCATACACCCCGATTCCTGCAAACCTGCTGTTCTTTGATCGATCAGGTCCCACGAAGGACATTTGGTTCTACGAACAGCCGTTACCCGCTGGGAAGAAGAACTACTCCAAAACCGCACCTATCCAGTGGTCCGAGTTTGGTCCTTGCTTAGCGTGGTGGAAGAAGAGAAAAGCAAATAGCCAAGCATGGAAAGTGTCCGTCGATCAGGTACGTGCGGATGGCTTCAATTTAGACCTGCAGAACCCAAATCGCCCCAAAGGTCCCGAACAGCTCTCTCCAATTCAAATCATTGATTCACTCCTAGAAAAGGAGCAACGTGTCGTTGAACTCCTAAAGGACATAAAGCAGATGGTCGCAGGATCATAG
- a CDS encoding DUF4238 domain-containing protein → MPDNRERDRKDHYLPRGFLKGFIDPANKDLAKPLWHFDLETTAWSRESPGSIGWERGMYDYHPGTNVLEHPDEVFERFEREFPLVREYLLRRNFKGWVKQHKHFLLEFAQMMRARSPLFLQQQTAQNENTRIMTVTSVGPGNQVGVDTTVPYPPPARFIRNRTITAMREEIKKGPDWMENFHWCLRYTRSVADPFVTGTQPIVVEGRYPNSNDAPVLEDALNDHNTIIWFPLCWQACLVGAVDRFDEGTAEAPPSLISHVRGMFRRPSAGYVISPIKIESF, encoded by the coding sequence ATGCCTGATAACCGCGAGCGAGACCGAAAGGATCACTACCTGCCGCGCGGCTTCCTGAAGGGGTTTATCGACCCCGCGAACAAGGACCTTGCGAAGCCGCTGTGGCACTTCGATCTCGAAACCACGGCATGGAGCCGAGAAAGCCCGGGTTCGATTGGCTGGGAACGCGGCATGTACGACTATCATCCAGGAACGAATGTGCTGGAACATCCGGATGAGGTCTTCGAAAGATTTGAACGGGAGTTTCCTCTCGTTCGGGAGTATCTGCTACGCCGGAATTTCAAGGGATGGGTGAAGCAGCACAAGCATTTTCTTCTGGAATTTGCCCAGATGATGCGCGCCCGCTCGCCGCTTTTCCTTCAACAGCAAACAGCGCAAAACGAGAACACGCGAATAATGACTGTCACTTCGGTCGGTCCCGGCAATCAGGTCGGAGTCGATACGACCGTCCCGTACCCGCCGCCAGCTCGGTTCATCCGAAACCGCACGATTACCGCGATGCGCGAGGAAATCAAAAAGGGTCCGGACTGGATGGAGAATTTCCACTGGTGCCTCCGCTATACACGATCTGTCGCTGACCCGTTCGTGACCGGGACACAGCCCATCGTTGTTGAGGGCAGATATCCGAATTCCAACGATGCGCCGGTCCTCGAAGATGCTCTGAACGACCACAACACCATCATCTGGTTTCCGTTGTGCTGGCAGGCATGTCTTGTGGGCGCGGTTGATCGCTTTGATGAAGGAACGGCCGAAGCGCCTCCATCGCTCATCAGCCATGTGCGTGGCATGTTCCGGCGTCCATCGGCTGGCTACGTCATTTCCCCAATCAAGATCGAATCATTCTGA
- a CDS encoding nucleotidyltransferase domain-containing protein yields the protein MRSSPILDALFPEIRAKILAALLLQPEKRWFLTELAQHLGTQPSSLQREVEALSRAGLLEQTKDGRRVYFQADTNSPVFSDLKGLLEKTAGLVPILREEVETFGERIQLAFLYGSTARSEESSESDVDLMIVGDVGLSDLVPSLRRAERRFGRPVNPTVYSFKEFKTKARNHDHFLTAVLRGAKEFVKGDDGELAAVAG from the coding sequence ATGCGTAGCTCGCCCATTCTCGACGCACTCTTCCCGGAGATCCGGGCGAAGATCCTCGCGGCGTTGCTGCTCCAGCCTGAGAAGCGTTGGTTCCTCACGGAACTGGCCCAGCATTTGGGCACTCAGCCCTCAAGCCTCCAGAGGGAGGTTGAGGCTTTGAGCAGAGCTGGTCTCCTGGAACAGACCAAAGATGGTCGTCGAGTTTACTTTCAGGCTGACACAAATTCACCCGTTTTCTCTGACCTCAAAGGTCTCCTTGAAAAGACCGCAGGGCTCGTTCCTATCCTCCGAGAAGAGGTGGAGACCTTTGGCGAGCGCATCCAACTCGCCTTTCTGTATGGCTCGACGGCACGGTCCGAAGAGTCGTCGGAGAGCGACGTGGACCTGATGATCGTGGGCGATGTGGGCTTGTCGGACCTTGTGCCTTCGCTGAGGAGGGCCGAACGACGATTTGGAAGGCCGGTCAACCCCACCGTGTATTCGTTCAAGGAGTTCAAGACGAAAGCAAGGAACCACGACCACTTCTTAACAGCGGTACTGCGCGGCGCAAAAGAGTTTGTGAAAGGCGATGATGGCGAGTTGGCAGCAGTGGCTGGCTAA
- a CDS encoding TIR domain-containing protein, which produces MPDEIEIVVFYSWQSDLPKTTNLQAIRTALRTASSNAEADLSDREISIRIDEATKRTSGSPNIPDTILRKIAVSDIFVCDVTPIYKASAGHPKSSANPNVIFELGYAVAQLGWDRVVLLFNESFGAFPQDLPFDFDRHRASPYKLAEASVPKKGGYAPLIVLLTEAIVAVIRDDPKKPSEMSQLTPEQTRRQRDVKNLRWLLENIHWPTLEQHIDEAPKVMPARVLHFYEGFHGVRTAKLFHIFDNDLLALIDAIHSAWSRTTSFGTRYERVVGGDHYIFTVPPNRAWTKDEEKAWAAIERGIKDLHKAIEDFLRYVRTNYLEIDIDELNEISWKRYVQFHQEFEKSIARRK; this is translated from the coding sequence ATGCCAGATGAGATCGAAATCGTTGTCTTCTATTCATGGCAGAGCGATCTACCCAAAACGACTAACCTCCAGGCGATACGGACCGCGCTTCGAACTGCAAGCTCCAATGCGGAGGCTGATTTATCCGACCGGGAAATCTCGATCCGGATAGATGAAGCCACTAAAAGAACCTCAGGCAGTCCAAATATCCCCGACACAATCCTACGAAAGATTGCAGTCAGCGATATTTTCGTATGCGATGTCACACCGATCTACAAGGCATCGGCTGGACATCCCAAGAGCAGCGCCAACCCAAATGTTATTTTTGAATTGGGGTATGCAGTGGCGCAACTGGGATGGGATCGAGTCGTCCTGCTTTTCAATGAATCCTTCGGGGCTTTTCCTCAGGACCTGCCCTTTGACTTCGACCGCCATCGCGCATCCCCTTATAAATTGGCAGAAGCATCAGTTCCAAAGAAGGGCGGGTATGCCCCTTTAATAGTCCTACTGACCGAGGCGATCGTGGCCGTCATCAGGGATGATCCAAAGAAACCTTCAGAAATGAGTCAACTGACCCCAGAGCAGACCCGAAGACAGCGAGATGTGAAAAACCTTCGTTGGTTACTTGAAAACATCCACTGGCCGACTCTCGAGCAGCATATCGACGAGGCTCCTAAAGTCATGCCCGCTAGAGTGCTCCACTTCTATGAGGGGTTTCATGGAGTCCGCACGGCAAAACTATTTCATATTTTCGACAACGATCTACTCGCTCTTATAGACGCAATACATTCCGCTTGGTCGCGCACCACGAGCTTTGGAACGAGATATGAGCGAGTCGTAGGCGGCGATCACTATATCTTTACCGTACCGCCTAACCGTGCATGGACAAAAGACGAGGAAAAGGCATGGGCGGCGATTGAAAGGGGCATCAAGGACCTCCACAAGGCAATCGAAGACTTCCTGCGATATGTCAGAACAAACTACTTGGAGATCGATATCGACGAACTCAACGAGATTTCGTGGAAGCGTTATGTACAGTTCCATCAAGAGTTCGAAAAATCCATAGCCCGCCGGAAATAA
- a CDS encoding helix-turn-helix transcriptional regulator, giving the protein MKKQKKPETRISRKGRTTPHQALYDRFLEKLISAREEAGLTQREVSARMERAHSFLSKCETGERSIEVFELIQLAQIYAKPPQYFLDPD; this is encoded by the coding sequence GTGAAGAAGCAGAAGAAGCCTGAGACTCGAATCTCGCGCAAGGGGAGGACAACGCCCCATCAGGCTCTCTACGATAGGTTTCTTGAAAAGCTGATTTCGGCCCGCGAGGAAGCGGGTCTGACGCAGCGTGAAGTCTCCGCACGCATGGAAAGAGCGCATTCCTTTCTCTCCAAATGCGAGACAGGCGAGCGCAGCATCGAAGTATTTGAACTCATCCAACTTGCTCAGATATATGCGAAGCCTCCGCAATACTTCCTGGACCCTGATTAA
- a CDS encoding S1 family peptidase has protein sequence MHDDALNEQLRLATNEKVASYTVGIAVEKNTGAGTGTLITNGTHRYILTAAHVIEGVDMAGVKFWLRPNKGLIEKAAQDTTGQEVGRLTVGAAIPIVETRTDPKTDITILRIDDSYVFPEGPEIYHIARSFEFSSWPEEQLDGISTLIFGFPVENSRPLHTIGNNTFRFLGAASMLSKYSTKTNTEGFNGLSGVSPDKDFLFEYTADNIEPYGFSGSGVWIPTDTRGRKVWTADPVLIGVTNSYFRKANLISATKLPAIVTITPPDGKTS, from the coding sequence ATGCACGACGACGCGCTAAACGAGCAACTGAGGCTTGCGACCAACGAGAAAGTGGCGAGCTATACGGTTGGGATTGCTGTCGAGAAGAACACCGGCGCCGGTACGGGAACCCTCATCACCAACGGCACGCACAGATACATCCTGACAGCAGCCCACGTTATTGAAGGCGTCGATATGGCAGGTGTGAAGTTCTGGCTCAGGCCGAACAAAGGGCTTATCGAAAAGGCGGCGCAGGACACCACCGGCCAGGAAGTCGGAAGGCTCACCGTCGGAGCTGCAATTCCCATCGTAGAGACGCGCACAGACCCGAAAACCGACATTACAATTCTTCGCATTGACGATTCGTATGTTTTTCCCGAAGGACCGGAGATTTACCACATAGCCAGATCGTTCGAATTCTCCAGTTGGCCGGAGGAACAGCTCGACGGGATTTCAACGCTGATTTTCGGTTTCCCTGTGGAGAATTCGCGGCCCCTGCACACCATCGGGAACAACACGTTCCGTTTTCTCGGCGCAGCCTCGATGCTCTCCAAATACTCGACAAAGACTAATACCGAAGGATTCAACGGATTGTCTGGAGTATCACCGGACAAGGATTTTCTGTTCGAATATACTGCCGACAACATTGAGCCTTACGGGTTCAGCGGCTCCGGTGTTTGGATTCCCACAGATACGCGAGGACGGAAGGTTTGGACCGCTGACCCGGTATTGATTGGCGTGACCAACAGCTATTTCAGGAAGGCGAATCTCATCTCGGCAACAAAGCTTCCAGCCATTGTGACGATCACGCCACCGGACGGCAAGACATCCTAG
- a CDS encoding DEAD/DEAH box helicase family protein gives MDKTLMAHTEADTCRQFVLPRLYAAQWNDTQIAEQRTFTDGRIVMAGETPVRKKQKRADYLLRYTRDFPLAVVEAKVVHKTAGDGMQQAKDYAQILGLQFAYATNGKEILEFDFLTGLETKIVDFPTPKELWDRLKASQQLSEENSERLLTPSYQISGKPPRYYQEIAINRTIQSVLQGSKRNLLTLATGTGKTMVAFQIAWKLWSARWNKSGEYRRPRVLFLADRNVLVDEPKDKMFAPFGDARHKIEGEAVFSREMYFAIYQALAEDSSRPGLYREYAPDFFDLIIVDECHRGSARDESRWREILEYFDSAYQVGMTATPLRDDNKDTYKYFGNPLYTYSLGQGIDDGFLAPYRVHRIVSTVDAAGWRPTQGERDRYGREIPDALYGTPEFERLIVLKARTEAIAKHLSAFMQQNGVFAKTIVFCVDQEHADEMRRVLSNLNPGLLRQHPDYVVRVVSDEGPIGKAHLSHFMELETETPVIVTTSQMLTTGVDVQTCKNVVIVRTVNSMTEFKQIIGRGTRVREDYGKLFFDILDYTGSATTLFADPAFDGEPALITEEEVNGEGEVIDGPRIVGDEDPDENGEEPEPVREDPNPLDDGPINAAPRKYYVDGTAVEIATHLVYDLDAEGRRVEVRKLTDYSAETVRKLYESPLDLTTRWSLAATRAEVIGALQERGIILKDLALAAGQPEVDPLDLLCNLAYDTQLITRKQRTEALKSNTQFFTKYTGEAAVVLMQILEKYSEFGVAEFDMPDIFKVQPLSEHGNVTEIAAIFGGTDQLMQAVEELQTLLYTSQTE, from the coding sequence TTGGATAAAACTCTAATGGCCCATACCGAAGCAGATACATGCCGCCAATTCGTCCTGCCGCGTCTTTATGCGGCGCAGTGGAACGATACTCAAATAGCAGAACAGCGCACGTTTACCGATGGACGAATAGTGATGGCCGGAGAGACTCCCGTCAGGAAGAAGCAAAAAAGAGCCGACTATCTTCTTCGTTATACCCGTGATTTTCCGCTTGCCGTTGTGGAGGCGAAAGTCGTTCATAAGACGGCCGGTGACGGGATGCAACAAGCGAAAGATTACGCTCAGATACTCGGCCTCCAGTTTGCCTATGCTACGAACGGTAAAGAAATCCTTGAATTCGACTTTCTGACTGGCCTTGAGACGAAAATCGTCGACTTTCCTACGCCAAAGGAGCTGTGGGACCGCCTCAAGGCTTCTCAGCAACTTTCAGAAGAGAACTCTGAAAGGCTGTTGACCCCCTCTTATCAGATATCGGGCAAGCCGCCTCGCTATTACCAAGAGATTGCGATTAACCGTACAATCCAATCCGTGTTGCAGGGCAGCAAGAGGAATCTGCTCACGCTTGCGACAGGTACAGGCAAAACGATGGTAGCGTTCCAAATCGCTTGGAAGCTTTGGAGCGCTCGTTGGAACAAGTCTGGGGAATATCGTCGGCCCCGTGTGCTATTCCTTGCTGACCGTAACGTTCTCGTAGATGAACCCAAAGACAAAATGTTTGCCCCCTTTGGGGATGCTCGTCACAAGATTGAAGGGGAGGCAGTTTTTAGTCGGGAAATGTATTTCGCTATTTACCAAGCTTTAGCAGAGGACTCCTCACGACCAGGCTTGTACCGGGAGTATGCCCCAGATTTTTTCGACCTCATTATCGTGGATGAGTGCCATAGGGGAAGTGCGAGAGACGAAAGCCGCTGGCGCGAGATTCTCGAATACTTCGATAGCGCATATCAAGTTGGAATGACTGCAACTCCTCTCAGAGACGACAACAAGGACACGTACAAGTACTTCGGCAATCCCTTATACACATACAGTCTTGGGCAAGGGATCGATGATGGTTTCTTGGCACCATATCGCGTTCACAGAATAGTTTCCACAGTGGACGCTGCGGGTTGGAGGCCAACTCAGGGAGAGCGGGATCGGTATGGACGTGAAATTCCAGATGCACTCTATGGAACGCCAGAATTTGAACGCTTGATAGTTCTGAAGGCTCGCACTGAAGCGATCGCAAAGCATTTAAGCGCCTTCATGCAACAGAATGGTGTCTTTGCGAAGACGATAGTGTTCTGTGTTGATCAAGAACACGCCGATGAGATGCGACGAGTATTGAGCAACCTAAATCCCGGGCTGTTACGGCAACACCCAGACTACGTGGTGAGGGTGGTCTCGGATGAGGGTCCAATCGGCAAAGCGCACTTAAGCCACTTCATGGAACTTGAGACTGAAACGCCCGTTATAGTCACGACTTCACAGATGCTAACCACGGGAGTTGATGTCCAAACATGCAAGAACGTCGTCATCGTGAGAACGGTGAATTCAATGACAGAATTCAAGCAAATTATAGGGCGAGGAACACGGGTCCGTGAGGATTATGGCAAGCTATTCTTTGACATTCTTGATTACACGGGGAGCGCCACAACGCTTTTTGCTGACCCTGCTTTCGACGGCGAACCTGCTCTCATAACCGAAGAGGAAGTTAATGGAGAAGGCGAGGTGATTGACGGGCCTCGCATAGTTGGCGATGAAGATCCTGATGAGAATGGCGAAGAGCCTGAACCTGTTCGCGAAGACCCGAATCCGCTAGATGACGGTCCTATTAATGCGGCACCTCGTAAATACTACGTCGATGGAACGGCCGTGGAGATTGCTACTCACCTTGTTTACGATCTCGATGCTGAGGGACGACGGGTTGAAGTCAGAAAACTAACTGATTATTCTGCCGAAACAGTTCGTAAACTCTATGAGAGTCCACTCGACTTGACAACGCGGTGGTCTCTTGCGGCTACCCGTGCTGAAGTGATTGGTGCTCTCCAAGAGCGAGGCATAATCCTAAAAGACTTAGCGCTTGCCGCAGGGCAACCAGAGGTAGATCCGCTCGATCTTTTATGCAACCTCGCATACGATACGCAGCTTATAACGCGCAAGCAGCGGACGGAAGCCTTGAAATCCAATACGCAGTTCTTCACCAAATACACCGGAGAAGCTGCCGTTGTACTGATGCAGATTCTTGAAAAGTATAGTGAATTTGGTGTCGCAGAGTTTGACATGCCAGATATCTTCAAAGTGCAGCCGCTGTCCGAACACGGGAACGTGACCGAAATCGCGGCCATCTTTGGCGGGACTGATCAGCTAATGCAGGCTGTTGAAGAATTACAAACTCTGCTCTACACCTCGCAAACAGAATAG